CCCACACAGCAGCAGATGCACATGGACATCAAAAAGATCTTCGATAACCATCCAGAAGACATTTCAGAGGGCACGAAGGCTGTTGATTCATCGGATAGAAGGCTGAAATTGGTGGATAAACTAATAGCTGGGGAAATAACTGAAGGAACATTCAATAATATTATTTCCGTGCTCAAGGAAAGCCCAAACTATAAAAATACTGGTAATATGTACGTCTAAAGGTCAGTTAACCTCGAGCTAACCAAGGTTATATGGCCATTATGGGCGGGTAACCTAGAGGCCAGGTGGCGGACTGCAGATCCGCATATGTGGGTTCAAATCCCATCCCGCCCTTCTAAACAAAAATAAAACGAAAGTATTTTATTAACATTATTCGTTAGTGGGTTAATTGTTATACGTGAAAAAATGCTAAAAAAAACGAATGTATGGACTGCAAGCATAAAATGGAACAGCATGAAGATAGATCTTCATCCACGCTGGAAAGCCATGATACCTATGTGGGCAATTCCTGCTCTTCTGTGTGAAATTTTGTGGAGAATGTCAGGAGGGAAGTTCTTTGGTATAGTGGTTGGTTTGTTCATTTCCTCTTTGAAAACGTTATTTGATTATGCTGTATTGGCTTATGATTACAGGACTGTGAGGGACATCAAACATAAAAAATTTTAGATACGTTTCTTTATCCAATCGAGAGATGCCGCTAGATATGAAAAATGAACGGCCCACACAAAAAACAAAATTCCTAAATTCCCAGCACTTTAGGGACTATGATATCAAATTTCTCAAATAATAATCTCTGCTCCTTGGTGATCTCGGGTATAAGCATCTCATCCTCGAACACTTTGACCTTAAGATTCCTGAGTAAAAGCAAAGCTTCCTCCACAGTAATCTTCTTCTCAAGATTTTTCTGCAAGAGCAAAAATACGCTTAGCGTTATGAATACCAGAAGGAGATAACCACGCATGCTTTCTTCCTTGTGTGTTCTCAAAGGAAGCAGATTCAAATCATCCTTTGAAAACTTGAACAGTTGTTCTGCGATTTGCCTGCTGTAGTAGAAAGGTATTGTGTTTTCTTCAGGTAAATCAATAGAAGAAAGAAGTATCATGATACCTTTTTTCTTCAACAGAAATGCCTTCTCATCAGTACTTTTATTTATTTCATCTAATTGCAAAATGAGTTTTGTTGTTTCCCTGCCTTTTCTTGCAGGATCAAGTACAATGTAAGCAAAAGCAGTTTTGCCAAATAAATCCACACCCTGCTTCTTTATAAATAACGCTCTTTTTCCATAGCGTACTGCATACTTTACGTCCTCCAAGTCTTTGATACCATTTACGAGTTTTTTGTACAGCTTTCTATTTGCAGGCAGCCTTACCATAAAAGGTATTTCTATTCCCTGCACCGCTTTTATATTATCCTCTGAGTAAAAGCCTGCATCAAATATTGAATACGTATCCTGTATCCCAAAGCTTTTCATCCTAACTTCCGTATTTTTAAGCACATAAATTTAGTTTTTCCAAAATCCCCTTCTGTTTCTTTGTAATTTCTGTAAGAATCGTATGTGCTTATATTGTAAACACATATCATTACATGTGGATTGCTATCGCCAGCATGAAAA
The sequence above is a segment of the Candidatus Thermoplasmatota archaeon genome. Coding sequences within it:
- a CDS encoding transposase, with the protein product MKSFGIQDTYSIFDAGFYSEDNIKAVQGIEIPFMVRLPANRKLYKKLVNGIKDLEDVKYAVRYGKRALFIKKQGVDLFGKTAFAYIVLDPARKGRETTKLILQLDEINKSTDEKAFLLKKKGIMILLSSIDLPEENTIPFYYSRQIAEQLFKFSKDDLNLLPLRTHKEESMRGYLLLVFITLSVFLLLQKNLEKKITVEEALLLLRNLKVKVFEDEMLIPEITKEQRLLFEKFDIIVPKVLGI